From Sulfurovum zhangzhouensis, the proteins below share one genomic window:
- a CDS encoding glutamine--tRNA ligase/YqeY domain fusion protein → MSEHKDFLRTIVEEDLASGKYKEIHTRFPPEPNGFPHIGHAKSICINFGIARDYHGLCNLRMDDTNPTTEDTKYVEALKDAVEWLGFKWDDSVRYTSDYFPELYGYAVELIKMGKAYVDSLSEEEIREYRGTVTEPGKRSKYAERSVEENLDLFERMKNGEFKDGEHVLRAKIDMSAANMKMRDPLLYRIRHAHHYRAGDKWHVYPMYDFGHCLSDYIEGITHSICTLEFENNRDIYDWVLDTLGLKSPRPYQHEFARLSINYTVMSKRLLLQLVNEGRVSGWDDPRLPTIAGYRRRGYTPESIINFCDSIGIAKANSTVDVAQLEFAIRDDLNPKVPRVMCVLDPLKVTISNYEGTEEFDAPYYPEDVPKEGSRKVPFSKEIYIEREDFSENPPKGYYRLTPDQAVRLRHGYIITCKEVIKDADGNITEIIAEYNPESKSGSDTSGIKVKSAIQWVDANTAKSVEVRLYDRLFKDEAPQTLEDINPDSLKVIKNALIEPAVITDKPDERFQFERQGYFYADPVDYTDEAPVFNKIVGLKDSWHKKETAPRSERKPQAKPVQVDGEVEPMSEAEQALFDKYTGELGLNSMVADILARDEKLSSFYTEALSVYNSPVTIANIVANDVARELKEKEISDLKFDAKQIAELVKMVDNDTISNKIAKEVFEEMAKSGENPEQIVEAKGLVQISDPAQISPIIDEIIEKNPDNVEKFKAGNTKLLGFFVGQVLKATGGKANPQVVNELVAEKLK, encoded by the coding sequence ATGAGTGAGCACAAAGATTTTTTACGTACCATAGTTGAAGAGGACTTGGCATCAGGCAAATATAAAGAGATTCATACAAGATTCCCCCCGGAGCCAAATGGTTTTCCGCACATTGGACACGCTAAATCTATCTGTATCAATTTCGGTATTGCACGTGACTATCATGGTCTTTGTAACCTTAGAATGGATGATACCAATCCGACTACTGAAGACACGAAATACGTTGAGGCGCTCAAAGATGCAGTAGAGTGGCTTGGATTTAAATGGGATGATAGCGTACGTTATACATCTGATTACTTCCCAGAACTATACGGTTATGCTGTTGAACTCATTAAAATGGGGAAGGCATACGTTGACAGCCTAAGTGAAGAAGAGATCCGTGAATACCGCGGAACGGTTACAGAACCCGGGAAACGAAGTAAATATGCTGAACGCAGTGTTGAAGAGAACCTTGACCTTTTTGAGAGAATGAAAAACGGTGAATTTAAAGACGGTGAACACGTACTTCGAGCCAAAATCGATATGAGTGCTGCGAATATGAAAATGAGAGATCCGCTTCTCTATCGTATCAGACATGCACACCACTATAGAGCAGGGGATAAGTGGCATGTTTACCCGATGTATGACTTTGGTCACTGTTTGTCTGACTATATTGAGGGTATTACTCACTCTATCTGTACCCTGGAGTTTGAAAACAACCGTGATATCTATGATTGGGTACTTGATACGCTTGGGCTTAAGTCCCCAAGACCTTATCAGCATGAGTTTGCAAGGCTCAGTATCAACTATACGGTGATGAGTAAAAGATTGCTTTTACAACTGGTAAATGAAGGAAGGGTGAGCGGCTGGGACGACCCTCGCCTTCCAACGATCGCCGGATACAGAAGAAGGGGTTATACGCCGGAGTCTATCATCAACTTCTGTGACAGTATAGGTATAGCCAAAGCCAACTCTACGGTGGATGTTGCACAGCTTGAATTTGCTATCAGAGATGATCTCAATCCTAAAGTGCCGCGTGTGATGTGTGTGCTTGATCCGCTCAAAGTAACGATTTCAAACTATGAAGGTACAGAGGAGTTTGATGCTCCGTACTACCCTGAAGACGTGCCTAAAGAAGGTTCAAGAAAAGTGCCGTTCTCAAAAGAGATCTATATTGAGCGTGAAGACTTCTCTGAGAATCCTCCAAAAGGTTACTACCGTTTAACACCTGATCAGGCTGTACGTCTTAGACACGGTTACATCATTACATGTAAGGAAGTGATCAAAGATGCTGATGGCAACATCACGGAGATCATTGCAGAGTACAACCCTGAGTCTAAAAGTGGAAGCGATACCAGTGGTATCAAAGTAAAAAGTGCTATCCAGTGGGTAGATGCAAACACGGCTAAAAGCGTTGAAGTAAGACTCTATGACAGACTCTTTAAAGATGAAGCTCCTCAAACGTTGGAAGATATCAATCCGGACTCTTTAAAAGTGATCAAAAATGCGCTTATCGAACCGGCAGTGATCACAGACAAACCTGATGAGAGATTCCAGTTTGAAAGACAGGGGTATTTCTATGCTGATCCTGTTGACTACACCGATGAAGCACCTGTGTTCAACAAGATCGTCGGTCTTAAAGACTCTTGGCATAAAAAAGAAACAGCACCAAGAAGTGAGCGCAAGCCACAAGCTAAACCTGTGCAGGTAGATGGTGAAGTAGAACCTATGAGTGAAGCTGAACAGGCACTTTTTGATAAGTATACAGGTGAGCTTGGACTAAACAGTATGGTTGCTGATATCTTGGCTAGGGATGAGAAACTATCATCTTTTTATACAGAGGCTCTGTCTGTATACAACTCTCCTGTAACTATCGCTAATATAGTAGCGAATGACGTTGCAAGAGAGTTAAAAGAAAAAGAGATTAGTGATCTGAAATTTGACGCAAAGCAGATAGCTGAACTTGTTAAGATGGTTGATAATGACACTATTTCAAACAAAATAGCTAAAGAAGTTTTTGAAGAGATGGCTAAGAGTGGAGAGAATCCTGAACAGATAGTTGAAGCTAAAGGGCTTGTACAGATAAGTGACCCTGCACAAATTTCACCTATCATTGATGAGATCATTGAGAAAAATCCAGATAACGTAGAGAAGTTCAAAGCAGGAAATACCAAGCTTCTAGGCTTTTTTGTAGGACAAGTACTCAAAGCCACAGGGGGCAAAGCTAACCCGCAAGTGGTGAATGAACTGGTAGCTGAGAAGTTAAAGTAA
- a CDS encoding iron-sulfur cluster assembly scaffold protein, protein MDANAQLIEHMMNPQNYGSIENADAQGIGKNPQNGEKVLIHLKVKEEAGKPVIEDIKFQAIGCTTTIVAGSIITTEAKGADFDRAEDIIAFTLGMLDKVPPEEAACSEMVAVALKAAMDVYIARKSDPDYPVISYKIQNSCETGEEAEENV, encoded by the coding sequence ATGGATGCCAATGCACAGCTGATCGAGCATATGATGAACCCCCAAAACTATGGGTCGATCGAAAATGCCGATGCACAGGGAATAGGTAAGAATCCTCAAAACGGTGAGAAGGTACTTATCCATCTCAAGGTGAAAGAAGAAGCGGGTAAGCCGGTGATCGAGGATATAAAGTTTCAGGCGATCGGTTGTACAACAACGATCGTAGCCGGTTCTATCATCACTACTGAAGCCAAAGGTGCGGATTTTGACAGGGCAGAGGATATCATCGCTTTTACACTGGGTATGCTTGATAAGGTACCGCCTGAGGAGGCAGCCTGTTCGGAGATGGTTGCCGTAGCACTCAAAGCAGCAATGGATGTCTATATCGCAAGAAAAAGTGATCCGGATTATCCTGTCATCAGCTATAAAATTCAAAACAGTTGTGAAACTGGCGAAGAAGCGGAAGAGAACGTATGA
- a CDS encoding YbhB/YbcL family Raf kinase inhibitor-like protein — translation MKKIISMMSMAVLLSAGNFTLTSSDLQGQLTIDQEFNGFGCSGKNISPELIWKNAPQGTKSFALTVYDPDAPTGSGWWHWIIVNIPANVDHIAQNASSANALPKGALETMTDYGKPGFGGACPPQGDKPHEYRFTIHALDVEKLDVDSKSDSALVGFMINHHTIEKATIVSYYKR, via the coding sequence ATGAAGAAGATTATCAGTATGATGAGTATGGCTGTGTTGTTAAGCGCAGGGAATTTTACGCTGACCAGTAGTGATCTTCAAGGACAGTTGACCATCGATCAGGAGTTCAATGGTTTTGGATGCAGCGGGAAAAATATCTCTCCGGAACTGATCTGGAAAAATGCACCGCAAGGGACGAAAAGTTTCGCACTGACCGTCTATGACCCTGATGCTCCGACTGGAAGTGGATGGTGGCACTGGATCATTGTAAACATTCCGGCAAATGTCGATCATATCGCGCAAAATGCTTCAAGTGCCAATGCCTTGCCAAAAGGTGCATTAGAGACAATGACAGACTATGGAAAACCTGGCTTTGGCGGTGCATGTCCACCTCAAGGTGATAAGCCCCATGAGTATAGATTTACTATCCATGCACTGGATGTAGAAAAGCTCGATGTAGATTCAAAGAGCGACAGTGCGTTAGTCGGGTTTATGATCAATCATCATACGATAGAAAAAGCAACGATCGTTTCTTACTATAAGCGTTAA
- a CDS encoding phosphatidylserine decarboxylase — translation MSKHYTSVISALFGRFASKEFPSLIQHMINAGYVKLMGLDMGEFREPASYKSLNKLFTRAIELPRKLPEDKSKLISGVDSLITDYGTITEGRAYQIKGMSYDIATLFGSYHKEAAQKVDGGEFVNFYLSPKDYHRYHMPLDLKIHSLTHIPGKLYPVNFPLLRNMPDLFIENERVVIEGEDGKGRTHVLVLVGALNVGKMVVTFEPNVQTNSEIREPRHYTYKDLFVERGELFGWFEMGSTVLTFSPKGSIVTEVAINQKVSFGEVIGEIK, via the coding sequence ATGTCTAAACACTATACTTCTGTGATTTCTGCACTTTTTGGCAGATTTGCTTCTAAAGAATTTCCATCGCTTATCCAGCATATGATCAATGCAGGTTATGTGAAACTGATGGGACTTGATATGGGTGAGTTCAGAGAGCCTGCAAGCTACAAATCACTTAACAAGCTTTTTACCCGTGCTATAGAACTTCCTCGTAAGCTCCCTGAGGATAAATCAAAACTGATCTCAGGGGTAGACTCATTGATCACGGATTACGGTACGATCACTGAAGGACGTGCCTACCAGATCAAAGGTATGAGCTATGATATCGCAACACTTTTTGGGTCATATCACAAAGAAGCTGCTCAGAAAGTAGATGGCGGAGAGTTTGTCAACTTCTATCTTTCACCAAAAGACTATCACCGTTACCATATGCCGCTTGATCTTAAGATCCATTCACTTACGCATATCCCGGGGAAATTGTATCCTGTGAATTTTCCGCTGCTGCGTAATATGCCTGATCTCTTTATCGAAAATGAGAGAGTGGTGATAGAAGGAGAAGACGGCAAGGGAAGAACACATGTCTTGGTCTTGGTAGGTGCACTGAATGTTGGTAAAATGGTAGTAACGTTTGAGCCAAATGTTCAGACAAACTCCGAGATCAGAGAACCAAGACACTACACCTACAAAGATCTCTTTGTAGAGAGAGGTGAACTTTTCGGTTGGTTTGAAATGGGATCGACTGTCTTGACATTCTCTCCTAAAGGAAGTATAGTCACTGAAGTGGCGATCAACCAGAAGGTATCGTTCGGAGAAGTGATCGGAGAGATCAAATAG
- a CDS encoding exonuclease domain-containing protein, translated as MAVYVLFDTETTGNQEQDRIIQIGAMIVHNKEDIEVYDELCSTEVPIALEAMEVHNITPDIIEGKAPFSQTKFATRVNELNIPENFLIAHNINFDLDMLKKEGFENAYTLIDTFRCAKHLYPEMPYHRLQYLRYALDLYKTEEEEANKLDITIKAHDAIGDVLVMKLLLSKLVHATMEQFEGKNPMQMLAELTQTPVLMRTFKFGKYKGREIAEVAEEDMGYLQWMRKNLELDEDMQFTLDSYLH; from the coding sequence ATGGCTGTCTATGTACTCTTTGATACAGAAACCACGGGAAACCAGGAACAAGACCGCATCATCCAGATCGGTGCAATGATCGTACACAACAAAGAGGATATAGAGGTCTATGACGAACTCTGCAGCACTGAAGTGCCTATCGCACTTGAAGCAATGGAAGTGCATAACATCACACCGGATATTATCGAAGGGAAAGCTCCTTTCAGCCAGACCAAGTTTGCTACCAGAGTCAATGAACTCAACATCCCGGAAAACTTCCTTATCGCACACAACATCAACTTCGATCTTGATATGTTGAAAAAAGAAGGCTTTGAGAATGCCTATACCCTCATCGATACTTTCAGATGTGCCAAACACCTCTACCCCGAGATGCCTTACCACCGCCTGCAGTACCTCCGTTATGCCCTTGATCTCTACAAGACAGAAGAAGAGGAAGCAAACAAGCTTGATATCACTATCAAAGCCCACGATGCGATCGGTGATGTACTGGTGATGAAACTCCTGCTCTCCAAACTGGTACATGCTACCATGGAGCAGTTCGAAGGCAAAAACCCGATGCAAATGCTAGCAGAACTCACACAAACCCCGGTACTCATGCGTACCTTCAAGTTCGGTAAATACAAAGGCAGAGAGATCGCCGAGGTTGCCGAAGAAGATATGGGATACCTGCAGTGGATGCGTAAGAACCTTGAACTGGATGAAGATATGCAGTTCACACTGGACAGCTACCTGCACTAG
- a CDS encoding HAD family hydrolase, whose amino-acid sequence MQEKLIIFDMDGTLVNSSLTIANAINYVRSRLGFHPLEQEYILKRVNDHTINPAKVFYHARAFDAKHEMWFSEYYTNNHEKELVLYDGIKELLDLLKEKGASLAVATNAYRNSTLESLTHLGVDAHFDAIACYDDVPQGKPHPDMLHKVLNELNMRADQSLFIGDGPRDKMASERAGIDYVMVDWGFTEHKQAVRTVDELKEIILSRA is encoded by the coding sequence ATGCAAGAAAAACTGATCATCTTTGATATGGACGGTACGCTGGTCAACTCATCATTGACCATTGCCAATGCGATCAACTATGTACGAAGCAGACTAGGCTTTCACCCGCTGGAGCAGGAGTATATCCTCAAACGAGTCAATGACCACACGATCAACCCTGCTAAGGTCTTTTACCATGCCAGGGCATTTGATGCAAAACATGAAATGTGGTTCTCTGAGTACTACACCAACAACCACGAGAAAGAATTGGTACTCTATGATGGGATAAAAGAGCTCTTGGATCTACTGAAAGAGAAAGGTGCTTCACTTGCAGTGGCTACCAATGCCTATAGAAATTCTACTTTAGAGTCTTTGACCCACTTGGGAGTGGATGCACACTTTGATGCGATCGCGTGTTATGATGATGTACCACAAGGTAAACCTCACCCTGATATGCTTCACAAGGTACTTAACGAGCTGAATATGAGAGCTGATCAGTCACTCTTTATCGGGGATGGACCGCGTGATAAGATGGCTAGTGAGCGTGCAGGGATAGATTATGTTATGGTTGACTGGGGCTTTACAGAACATAAGCAGGCAGTACGCACTGTGGACGAACTTAAAGAGATCATTTTAAGCAGGGCATAG
- a CDS encoding DUF445 domain-containing protein: MSKSFLTDIISLSFILIAYAVPEAYHTILLFTGLFALSGAITNQLAIHMLFERVPFLYGSGVIEKNFESFKASIKTMIMKQFFSREQLGEFFANEEKKIDLSPLVESADFSPAFDALSKTVMESKFGGAIAMFGGEAALEGLRDPFGKKLKSAVSKIVSSDTFKKQLDHHLQHSSLSEDMIKAVDELITNRLKELTPKMVKDLVQELIKEHLGWLVVWGGVFGGLVGLISSFVVN, translated from the coding sequence ATGTCAAAGTCTTTTCTTACCGATATTATCTCCCTGTCATTTATCTTGATAGCTTATGCAGTTCCTGAAGCGTATCACACGATCCTGCTTTTTACCGGTCTCTTTGCATTATCAGGTGCGATCACCAATCAGCTTGCGATCCATATGCTTTTTGAGAGGGTACCCTTCCTTTACGGTTCCGGGGTGATCGAAAAGAACTTTGAAAGCTTCAAAGCTTCCATCAAAACAATGATCATGAAGCAGTTCTTCAGTAGAGAACAACTAGGTGAATTCTTTGCAAATGAAGAAAAAAAGATCGACCTGAGCCCGCTTGTTGAGAGTGCAGATTTTTCTCCGGCATTTGACGCGCTGAGCAAGACGGTAATGGAGTCCAAATTTGGTGGTGCTATAGCGATGTTCGGGGGTGAGGCGGCATTGGAAGGATTACGAGATCCTTTTGGCAAAAAATTGAAATCTGCAGTGAGCAAGATAGTCTCCTCTGATACATTTAAAAAACAGCTGGATCATCACCTTCAGCACTCTTCACTGAGTGAAGATATGATCAAAGCAGTGGATGAACTGATCACAAACCGTCTTAAAGAACTGACACCAAAGATGGTCAAAGATCTGGTACAGGAGCTGATCAAAGAACATCTTGGATGGCTAGTAGTGTGGGGTGGTGTATTTGGCGGTCTTGTAGGACTTATATCGTCGTTTGTCGTCAATTAA
- a CDS encoding aldo/keto reductase has protein sequence MEYRYIGKSGLRVSPICMGTMTFGTQCSNEKEAFAIMDKAYEAGVNFFDTAELYPIPPTADKAGITEEIVGRWLKTKPRDSVILASKVAGAANGWFVPPIRHGMTAIDSFHIERAVEGSLKRLGTDYIDLYQMHWPDTVVPIEESLKAFDRLVQSGKVRYIGTSNDTAYGTTKALMTSAYKGYARFESIQNNFSLLNRRFLDELATMAEKEQVSLLPYSPLAGGVLSGKYNLDKNAKGRFNDYITSPNVRQRVMAARFLNDRTLASTQQYIQIAQKAGMHPVTLATAWSKQFSFVASTIIGATTTEQLDASLAAMNITLSEEVLNACDKVHNEILYPMG, from the coding sequence ATGGAGTATCGTTATATCGGGAAAAGTGGCCTAAGGGTAAGTCCTATCTGTATGGGAACCATGACATTTGGAACACAGTGCAGTAATGAAAAAGAGGCATTCGCCATTATGGATAAAGCCTATGAGGCCGGTGTAAACTTTTTCGATACGGCTGAACTCTATCCTATCCCTCCTACAGCAGATAAAGCAGGTATCACTGAAGAGATCGTTGGAAGATGGCTTAAAACAAAACCAAGAGACAGCGTGATCCTGGCAAGTAAAGTTGCCGGTGCGGCGAACGGATGGTTTGTCCCTCCTATCAGACACGGGATGACGGCGATAGACAGTTTTCATATTGAAAGGGCTGTTGAGGGAAGTCTAAAAAGGCTGGGTACGGATTATATCGATCTTTATCAAATGCATTGGCCTGATACCGTTGTACCTATTGAAGAGAGCCTTAAAGCATTTGATAGGCTAGTACAAAGCGGTAAAGTACGTTATATCGGTACTTCCAATGATACTGCTTACGGAACGACCAAGGCATTGATGACCTCTGCATATAAAGGTTATGCAAGATTTGAATCGATACAGAATAACTTCTCATTGCTCAATCGTCGTTTCCTGGATGAACTTGCAACCATGGCAGAAAAAGAACAGGTATCACTGTTACCTTATTCTCCTTTGGCCGGAGGGGTATTGAGCGGGAAATACAATCTTGATAAGAATGCCAAAGGGCGCTTTAACGACTATATCACTTCTCCAAATGTAAGACAAAGAGTGATGGCTGCAAGGTTTTTGAATGACAGAACACTTGCATCCACACAACAATACATTCAAATTGCCCAAAAAGCAGGGATGCACCCTGTCACTCTGGCTACGGCATGGTCTAAGCAGTTCAGCTTTGTTGCCTCAACGATCATCGGTGCAACAACGACGGAACAGCTTGATGCATCACTTGCTGCAATGAATATCACACTCAGCGAAGAGGTCTTAAACGCATGTGATAAGGTGCACAATGAAATCCTATACCCTATGGGGTAG
- a CDS encoding GNAT family N-acetyltransferase, which translates to MINFKILEEKNIHSIIPFLKILNDSISDDVLKERLDEMISQGYQCIGIFDDDELIGISGIWIVTKYYIGRLIEPDNVIISPEYQNKNIGHMLMEWIDDYAKTNGCVASEVNCFVHNERAHRFWEKEGYRVIAKHFQKKY; encoded by the coding sequence ATGATCAATTTTAAAATTCTTGAAGAGAAGAATATTCATTCTATTATCCCTTTTCTTAAAATCCTCAACGATTCGATTTCTGATGATGTTTTAAAAGAACGGCTTGATGAGATGATCTCGCAAGGATATCAGTGCATCGGTATCTTTGATGATGATGAACTCATAGGTATCAGTGGTATTTGGATAGTGACCAAATACTATATAGGCAGGCTTATAGAACCTGACAACGTCATCATTTCACCCGAATACCAGAACAAGAACATCGGACATATGCTTATGGAGTGGATAGATGACTACGCAAAAACAAATGGATGCGTTGCAAGTGAAGTAAACTGCTTTGTACACAATGAACGGGCACATAGGTTTTGGGAAAAAGAGGGTTATAGAGTCATTGCCAAGCATTTTCAAAAAAAATATTGA
- a CDS encoding PDC sensor domain-containing protein: MVIKEIQEYAQIRTKARAYLCYILSRNISKHIEGGIEQVIRNIDSLQKALPQAEAIYVLDGKGEQVIDNVSNNETLKGFGKGEDRSNRAYYYRTMSEHRCILTDPYPSLVSNHLVVTSTFPIYDQEGKLLYIICVDINLRDILRMVHPSSVDSSFGTLSKVVYAAFSAALFAVAILLFFKGISSFMGFGFDISKIDINEMFKATILLTLSLAIVDLVKAIFEEEVLGHEKKENRGDSHQTMVRFLGSIIIALSIEALMLVFKFAITDPSHLMPAVYLIGAVTTLIIGLSIYLKFSRDCVDKEGSCKKN; encoded by the coding sequence ATGGTTATAAAAGAGATACAAGAGTATGCACAGATACGTACCAAAGCAAGAGCTTACTTATGTTATATCCTTAGCCGTAATATATCCAAACATATCGAAGGGGGCATTGAACAGGTTATCCGCAATATCGATAGCCTTCAAAAAGCATTGCCTCAAGCCGAAGCCATCTATGTACTTGACGGTAAAGGTGAACAGGTTATCGATAATGTCTCCAATAATGAGACGCTCAAAGGGTTTGGTAAAGGTGAAGATAGAAGTAACAGGGCGTACTATTATCGCACGATGAGTGAACACCGTTGTATCCTGACCGATCCGTATCCATCTCTTGTGAGCAACCATCTGGTAGTGACTTCAACTTTCCCGATCTATGATCAAGAAGGTAAACTCCTCTATATCATCTGTGTGGATATCAATCTTAGAGATATTCTGCGTATGGTGCATCCGAGTTCGGTAGACTCAAGCTTTGGAACACTGAGCAAAGTGGTCTATGCGGCTTTCTCCGCTGCACTTTTTGCTGTTGCGATACTTTTGTTCTTCAAAGGAATTTCTAGTTTTATGGGCTTTGGTTTTGATATCTCAAAGATCGATATCAATGAGATGTTTAAAGCAACCATTCTGTTGACCCTCTCCTTAGCGATCGTGGACTTGGTCAAGGCGATATTTGAAGAGGAAGTCCTTGGACATGAGAAGAAAGAGAACAGGGGGGATAGCCATCAGACGATGGTGCGATTCCTTGGTTCTATCATCATCGCACTCTCTATCGAAGCATTGATGCTTGTGTTCAAGTTTGCGATCACTGATCCGAGTCATCTCATGCCGGCAGTATATCTGATCGGAGCGGTTACGACATTGATCATCGGTCTGTCGATCTATCTGAAGTTCAGCAGAGATTGCGTAGATAAAGAGGGGTCATGCAAGAAAAACTGA